A window from Leifsonia shinshuensis encodes these proteins:
- a CDS encoding aldo/keto reductase encodes MTASRRTIGSSDLEVFPLSLGGNVFGWTADRQTSFDVLDAYTAAGGNFVDTADGYSAWVPGNTGGDSERILGEWFDARGNRDQVVLATKVSQHPDFKGLAPDNIRRAADASLERLKSDYIDLYYAHFDDESVPLEETVAALSGLVDAGKVRYIGISNYSPERIEEWFRITEREGLHRAVALQPHYNLVERAYETSYRPIAEREGLGVMPYFALAAGFLTGKYRDGVTVDSPRAGGAAKYLDETGRSVLAALDDVAAAHDASVASVALAWLAAQPTITAPIASARTTDQLPDLLASVGLRLTDDELASLDGASEAAKAA; translated from the coding sequence ATGACTGCATCCCGCCGCACGATCGGCTCATCCGACCTCGAGGTCTTCCCGCTCTCGCTCGGGGGCAACGTCTTCGGCTGGACGGCCGACCGCCAGACCTCGTTCGACGTCCTGGATGCGTACACGGCCGCCGGCGGCAACTTCGTCGACACGGCGGACGGCTACTCGGCATGGGTGCCGGGCAACACGGGTGGCGACTCGGAGCGCATCCTGGGCGAGTGGTTCGACGCCCGCGGCAACCGCGACCAGGTCGTCCTCGCCACCAAGGTCAGCCAGCACCCCGACTTCAAGGGCCTCGCGCCCGACAACATCCGCCGAGCCGCTGACGCGTCGCTCGAGCGCCTCAAGTCCGACTACATCGACCTCTACTACGCGCACTTCGACGACGAGTCGGTGCCGCTGGAGGAGACGGTCGCCGCCCTGTCGGGCCTGGTCGACGCGGGCAAGGTGCGCTACATCGGCATCTCCAACTACTCGCCGGAGCGCATCGAGGAGTGGTTCCGCATCACCGAGCGGGAGGGCCTGCACCGCGCGGTGGCGCTGCAGCCGCACTACAACCTGGTGGAGCGCGCCTACGAGACGTCGTACCGCCCGATCGCCGAGCGCGAGGGCCTCGGCGTCATGCCGTACTTCGCCCTGGCGGCCGGCTTCCTGACCGGCAAGTACCGCGACGGCGTCACGGTGGACAGCCCGCGCGCGGGCGGCGCCGCCAAGTACCTGGACGAGACGGGCCGCTCTGTGCTGGCCGCTCTCGACGACGTGGCGGCCGCGCACGACGCCTCCGTGGCGTCGGTCGCCCTCGCCTGGCTGGCCGCCCAGCCCACCATCACCGCGCCCATCGCGAGCGCCCGCACCACCGACCAGCTGCCCGACCTGCTGGCCTCCGTCGGCCTCCGTTTGACGGACGACGAGCTCGCCTCCCTCGACGGCGCCTCGGAGGCCGCGAAGGCGGCCTGA